AGTCCGTGCTCTCGCGCACGAGGTCCGGCTCGTCCAGGAGCGGGACCACGTGGCGGTGCACGAGGGCGGACGCGGCCACGAGGCCGTGGTCCACGTAGACGGCGCCGATCAGCGCCTCCAGGGTGTCGGCGAGGATCGAGTCCTTGTCCGCGCCGCCGGTGCGCCCCTCGCCGGTGCCCAGGCGCACGAACGGGCCGATGCCGATGCGGCGGGCCACCTTGGCCAGGGCGCGCGTGGACACGACGGCGGCCCGGCGGCGCGCGAGGTCGCCCTCGACCAGGTCCGGGTGCACGGTGAAGATGTGGTCGGTGACCACGTAGCCCAGCACCGAGTCCCCGAGGAACTCGAGGCGCTCGTTGGTGGGAAGCCCGCCCTGCTCGTAGGCGTAGGAGCGGTGCGTCAGAGCGCGCTCGAGCGTCTCGGCGGTGACGTGCACGCCGAGACGCTCGAACAGCTCATCCGGCTCGCGACCGGGCTCAGGCCCGCGACGACGAGCCGACGAGGACGCCATGTCAGGCGTCGGCGACCTTGCGGCCCTTGTACTCGAAGAACAGGGGGGTGCCGGCGGCGTCGGTCTTCAGCTCGGCCTGGTGGGGCAGGCGGTACGAGACGCGACCGTTCTCGACGGACTTCACCAGGGTCGGCGCGGTGGCCTTCCACTGGGACCGACGGGCACGGGTGTTGGCACGGGACATCTTCCGCTTCGGGACTGCCACGACTATCTCTCTTCTGTCTCGGTGATGGAGGTCTCTGAGGTGCCCGCGAGGTGGGCCAGGGCGGCCCAGCGCGGGTCCACGCGCTCGTGGGCGTGCCCCTCGGGCGCGTCCTCGAGGCGGATGCCGCAGTCGGCGCACAG
The sequence above is a segment of the Micrococcus endophyticus genome. Coding sequences within it:
- the rnc gene encoding ribonuclease III — protein: MHVTAETLERALTHRSYAYEQGGLPTNERLEFLGDSVLGYVVTDHIFTVHPDLVEGDLARRRAAVVSTRALAKVARRIGIGPFVRLGTGEGRTGGADKDSILADTLEALIGAVYVDHGLVAASALVHRHVVPLLDEPDLVRESTDWKTVVAEAANRHGLGAVRYAIEGQGPAHDPRYRATLVVGEREYGSAVASSKKQAERDAAAASWPALEADLPAAGR
- the rpmF gene encoding 50S ribosomal protein L32, which translates into the protein MAVPKRKMSRANTRARRSQWKATAPTLVKSVENGRVSYRLPHQAELKTDAAGTPLFFEYKGRKVADA